The stretch of DNA ttcacacccagtgtacgtccctgtatcggcagtgttcacacccagtgtacgtccctctATCAccagtgttcacacccagtgtacgtccctgtatcagcagtgttcacacccagtgtacgtccctgtatcggcagtgttcacacccagtgtccgtccctctctccagtgtttacacccagtgtacgtccctctctctccagtgtgtgACTCAGTgtacgtccctctctctccagtgtttacacccagtgtacgtccctctctctccagtgtttacacccagtgtacgtccctctctctctccagtgttcacacccagtgtacgtccctctctctctccccagtgtttacacccagtgtacgtccctctctctccagtgtttacacccagtgtacgtccctcCATTAAACAGCTTGAGCTGGAAGCTGGCTGCAAATTGCTGCAAAAAGGGTCAGGAAGTCCAGTGCTGTCAAAGTCTAAAAATCACCCACACTGAGTCTCAGTCTCAATCCATTTGTTTGGATTAATTTCCCATTCAATACCATTTCTATCACACGTTTCAATATCAACTTACCTGAATGAATTTCCACACAGTTCTCTCGTCCTCTATTATTATTGGGCTCACCCAGATGCCAGTTTGTGAAATCTGATAAAGATCCATCAGTCCAAAGAAAAGTCCTTTCCTGTGGGAGAGAAATAATATCATTTATAAATGTGTATTCCTGCTCCAATGAACAATTTATGATATAGTAACTCAGAACATTACCTTGTGGCGGTCACTCAAACCAATCCAAACACGATTATTTGATTGGTGTTCTGCCTTTAACAGCCGTCCAATGAAATGATTCTGTTCTTGCCAATGGATGGAGGCAAGATGGCCGCCTGGAGCCAGTTGTTGGCAGGACagctttaaataaaaacaaaacataacATTTGTTGTTTATCATCATTTCACAttgactgtattcagttctgttcTAGAACGTTCTGCAGGGTCGCTGGAGTTGATTCTCCTGTTCTCCCCAACTTTTATCCATCCAGCTGCTGTCAATACAGATGTTGACGGCCACTGCAGTCCACGTCACTGTAAAGTGACAATGTCGACACTATCAGATTGATCAGAACGACAGACCACTGCTAATATTTCTAAGTGTGTATCTCCAGTTTAATTTAGTTCAGATAGAATTACTATCTGGAGATTGTGGCTTCATCTCAGGGTCACAGAGGGAATTAACAAGTTGATGCAGTGGGAGGTGAAAAGTTACCCAATGAGCTGCTCCAGTTTGACCTCGAATGTGAAAACAACAAATGAACATTAGGGTTTGACCGCAGATTGAAAGGTGTGTGAAAACTGGAAGGTCATTCTAAAGGGGAACTTCAATCAACGAAACCATCCGAAAACacgcgtcaggttccacatggacgctgacgacacccagctctacctcaccaccacctctctcaacctctcctctgcctctgatttgtcacactgcttgtccgacatccagtattggatgagcagaaattccctccaatttaatattgggaagaccgaagtcattgtctttggtcctcgccacaaactccattccctcgccaccgactccatccctctccctggccactgtctgaggctgaaccagaccgttcacaaccttggccttCTATTTGACCCCGAGTCGAGCTCCCAACACAATATCATCTCCACTACaatgtccgagaggtgagcacagtaaaaaaggagagaccgagagcgggaggagagtctgaggcaagtcatggcagcacagctcgcacccgtgatatgctcctcctgcactatgtgggaagtcatggacactaccagtgtccctggcgaccatgtgtgcaggaagtgtgtccagctgcagcttctggctaaccgtatttcggagctggagctgcgggtggattcactgtggagcatccgcgatgctgagactatcgtggatagcacgttcagtgaggtggtcacaccgcaggtaaagattacgcaggcagaaaggaaatgggtgaccgtcaggcagagtaaaaggaccaggcaggtagagcaggagtcctctggggccatctccctctcaaacagatattctgctttatatactgttgggggagatggcttatcaggggaaagcagcaagagccaggttcggggcaccacgggtggctctgctgcacaggaggggaggaagaagagtggcagggctatagtgacaggggattcaattgtaaggggaacagataggcgtttctgcggccgcaaacgtaactccaggatggtttgttgcctccctggtgctcgggtcaaggatgtcacggagcggctgcagggcattctggagggggagggtgaacagccagtagtcgtgctccatattggtaccaagggcatcggtaaaaaaagggatggggtcctgcaaggtgaatttgaggagtaagaaataaattaaaagtcaggacttcaaaggtagtgatctcaggattactaccagtgcaatgtgcgagtgagtataggaacaggagaatagacagggtgaatgcgtggctgcagggatggtgtaggagggagggatttagattcctgggacattgggaccggttctggggaaggtgggacctgtacaagcgtgacgggttacacccgagcaggaccgggaccaatgtcctcgcgggggtgtttgctcgtgctgttggggatggtttaaactagagtgacagggggatgggaacctgagcggggagtcagaagggaataaagttgagagcagcaagagaggggaagacccaggggaaatctacaatacaaatagtacaaacagttgttcaagaacaagtgaaagggaaaagcgtagagcagcggaaagaaagtgtactttaggcacgacagataaaataaaaactagaaggcgtaaggcgattaacccagcatcaaagctgaaggtcaggctcgggtgtgtggcccaactaagagttctatatacaaatgcacggagtataaggaataaattaaatgaactacaggttcaaattcaaattggagggtatgacatgatagctattactgagacatggctgcaggatggtcaggattgggaactaaatataccgggttataaggtccacaggagagatagggaaaatggaagagggggaggagtagccttagtgattagagatgaaatcacttcaatgataaagggggatataacgagaggtaagcagcccacagagaccttatgggttgaattgagaaataggaaggatctaagactatagtgggagttttgtacaggagccctggcagcagctctgaagtgctagattgtataaatgcagagattagacaagcgtgtaagaaaggcatagtggtcttaatgggggactttaaccttcacatagattgggaaaagcagactgtcagaaaggtagtgaatttcttgagtgtgtctgggacagttttccacagcagtatttcctagaggcaacaagggggcaagccatactagatttagttaacgacttaactgtgcgtgaacatctatccaatagtgatcataacatgatcgagttcaatgtagtgtttgaaagggaaaaaagtgaatcagctgctaagattctagacttgggcaaggccgacttcaatgggatgagacagagactgtccacagtaaactgggcaaatctgttaatgggtaaaacaactgatgatcagtgggacatgtttaaagaaacatttaatctgatacagaaccagtttatacccctgaggggcaagaactctacttgccaaaaaaaacagccatggacaactaaagaggtaagggacagtataagacataaggaaagggcatacaaaaaggcaaaaaatggcacagatcctggcaaatgggaaagatacaaagatcaactaagggtcacaaaacagatagtaagagcaacaaaaagagtgtatgaaaagaaactcgcaagggatatcaaaaccaatacaaagaacttttacagttacattaggaaaaagagggtggtcaggagcagtgttggccccttaaaaactgaaagtggggatattgtcattgacaatggggaaatggcggacatgttgaacaattactttgcgtcagtatttacagtcgaaaaagaggatagcatgccggaaatcccaagaaaactaatattgaatcggggacagggactcgataaaattaacataagtaaagcaacagtaatgaagaaaataatagcacgaaagagtgacaaatccccaggaccagatggtttccatcccagggttttaaaggaagtcggtgagcacattgcggatgccctaactgtaatctttcaaagttctccagattcaggaactgtccctctagattggaaaattgcacatgtcactccgctttttaagaaaggagagagagggaaaccaaagaattatagaccagttagcctaacatctgttgtggggaaaatgctggggtctataattaaggatagggtgactgaacacctcaagaattttcagttaatcagagagagccagcatggatttgtgaaaggtaggtcgtgcctgacaaagatgattgaattttttgacgaggtgactaaagtagtggacaggggaatgtcaatggatgttatttatatggacttccagaaggcatttgataaggtcccacataagagactgttagttgagatagaagcccatggaatcgagggaaaagtacagatttggttaggaagttggctgagcgaaaggcgacagagagtagggataatgggaaggtactcacattggcaggatgtgactagtggagtcccgcagggatctgtcttgggggcctcaattattcacaatatttattaacgacttagatgaaggcatagaaagtctcatatctaagtttgccgatgacacaaagattggtggcattgtaagcagtgtagatgaaaacataaaattacaaagcgatattgatagattcggtgaatgggcaaaactgtggcaaatggaattcaatgtggacaaatgtgaggtcatccactttggatcaaaaaggatagaacagggtactttctaaatggtaaaaagttaaaaacagtggatgtccaatgggacttcggggttcaggtccatagatcattgaagtgtcatgaacaggtgcagaaaataatcaagaaggcaaatgcaatgctggcctttatatctagaggactcaagtacaagggggcagaagttatgctgcagctatacaaaaccctggttagaccgcacctggagtactgtgagcagttctgggcaccgcaccttcggaaggatatattggccttggagggagtgcagcgtaggtttactagaatgatacccggacttcaagggttaagttacgaggagagattacacaaattggggttgtattctctcgagtttcgaaggttaaggggtgatctgatcgaagtttaaaagatattaaggggaacagatagggtggatagagagaaactatttccgctggttggggattctaggagtagggggcacagtctaaaaattagagccagacctttcaggagcgagattagaaaacatttctacacacaaagggtggtagaagtttggaactctcttccgcaaacagcaattgatactagctcaattgctaaatttaaatctgagatagatagctttttggcaaccaaagatattaagggatatgggccaaaggcaggtatatggagttagatcacagatcagccatgatcttatcaaatgacggagcaggcacgaggggctgaatggcctactcctgttcctatgttctgaatCAAGAAGGTTCTTTCATTCTCTGCGTCCTGTCACATTTTGAAACACTGAGGAACAAACACAATAACTTAAAATGGAGACTGCAGGGACTTACCTCAGCTTctatccaagtctttcttttagagATAAGCCGGTAACAGGAGGAGACATAATTAAAATAAAACCAGCCATTGGGACAAGATCCTCTCTCAGGGACACCACGTTGGTCACGGTCCTGATCCTGATCAGTCTCCGCCTCCTGTTGCTGATTCTCCGATGTTCCATTCAGAGAAACATCAGCTGCAGTTAAAGAGAATTAGATTAAAACAAACTGAATATTCACAACAGCAATCCCCAAACCTTCACTTTATTTCTGATTCAAGGAGT from Heptranchias perlo isolate sHepPer1 chromosome 24, sHepPer1.hap1, whole genome shotgun sequence encodes:
- the LOC137341892 gene encoding C-type lectin-like — protein: MMLGTVLLLSALLVSDVAADVSLNGTSENQQQEAETDQDQDRDQRGVPERGSCPNGWFYFNYVSSCYRLISKRKTWIEAELSCQQLAPGGHLASIHWQEQNHFIGRLLKAEHQSNNRVWIGLSDRHKERTFLWTDGSLSDFTNWHLGEPNNNRGRENCVEIHSDKWNDVPCTGKFPFICSYKPHDW